A single genomic interval of Granulicella tundricola MP5ACTX9 harbors:
- a CDS encoding lipopolysaccharide biosynthesis protein, producing the protein MSMDAGTKKRLILGLISNWISKLAGSVIQFVQVFVFLKYWSEPLYGEWLIINSIPSYLSFSNIGFGSVAGNEMTMAVARDDRESALRAFQSCWWMITVALTVTGLVVGVLLYQLPVGRLFHLHEISDSDTKWIIAYLGFSVLLGQLEQLLQSAYRCVRRYPYGSFVKSCMSLAAFAVMLVPVLRHQGPRTVALWFAVANVLGTVILALMVRHDIPWISFGWKHASFAEIKKMSLPALAFMGFPMGNALNLQGTLMAVSYALGPVAVVVFSTARTMSRVALQMVQMINSSFEPEFSKSYAQKDIALVRTLHRRACQMAIILALGVIAVMILGGPWALNHWTHGKVPPSRELLSILLLVVVFYALWSTSSGVMYATNQHQKLAAVYLGGTAATVALTYFVAQWYGLYGAAASLLLSELVMNFYVLPATLRIAHDTFPAFLASMFDVPPALHPRTWLRKLSRSHPGLES; encoded by the coding sequence ATGAGTATGGATGCAGGCACCAAGAAACGCCTGATCCTGGGGCTCATTTCAAACTGGATCTCCAAGCTGGCGGGGAGCGTGATCCAGTTTGTGCAGGTCTTCGTGTTTTTGAAGTACTGGTCTGAGCCGCTTTATGGCGAGTGGCTGATTATCAACTCAATTCCGAGCTATCTGAGTTTTTCCAATATTGGTTTTGGGTCTGTGGCCGGTAACGAGATGACGATGGCCGTGGCCCGGGACGACCGGGAGTCGGCGTTGCGGGCGTTTCAGTCCTGCTGGTGGATGATTACCGTCGCGCTGACCGTGACGGGACTTGTGGTGGGGGTACTGCTCTATCAGTTGCCGGTCGGCCGCCTGTTTCACCTGCATGAGATCAGCGATTCCGATACGAAGTGGATCATCGCGTACCTGGGTTTCTCTGTTCTGCTGGGGCAGTTGGAGCAGTTGCTGCAGTCCGCTTATCGCTGCGTAAGACGTTATCCCTACGGCAGCTTTGTGAAGAGCTGCATGTCGCTGGCGGCGTTTGCAGTGATGCTGGTGCCGGTGCTGAGGCATCAAGGGCCCAGGACGGTGGCGCTCTGGTTTGCGGTGGCGAATGTGCTGGGGACCGTGATTCTGGCGCTGATGGTGCGGCATGACATTCCGTGGATCAGTTTTGGATGGAAGCACGCCAGCTTTGCGGAGATTAAAAAGATGTCGTTGCCTGCGCTGGCGTTCATGGGCTTTCCGATGGGCAATGCGCTGAACCTGCAAGGCACGCTGATGGCAGTGAGCTACGCGCTGGGGCCGGTGGCGGTGGTGGTGTTCTCAACCGCGCGCACGATGTCACGTGTAGCGTTGCAAATGGTGCAGATGATCAACTCCAGCTTTGAGCCGGAGTTCTCAAAGTCCTACGCGCAGAAGGATATTGCGCTGGTTCGCACGCTGCACCGTCGGGCGTGCCAGATGGCGATCATCCTGGCGCTGGGGGTGATTGCGGTGATGATCCTGGGGGGACCGTGGGCGCTGAACCACTGGACGCATGGCAAGGTGCCACCGAGCCGGGAGTTGCTTTCGATTCTGCTGCTGGTGGTGGTGTTCTATGCGCTGTGGTCGACCAGTTCCGGGGTCATGTATGCGACGAACCAGCATCAGAAGCTTGCGGCGGTCTACCTGGGGGGGACGGCGGCTACGGTTGCGCTGACCTACTTCGTCGCACAGTGGTATGGGCTTTATGGGGCGGCGGCTTCCCTGCTGCTATCCGAGCTGGTGATGAACTTCTATGTGCTGCCGGCTACGTTGCGGATCGCGCACGACACGTTTCCGGCGTTTCTGGCGAGCATGTTCGATGTGCCTCCGGCGCTGCATCCCCGGACTTGGCTGAGGAAGTTGAGCCGGTCTCATCCGGGGCTGGAGAGCTAG
- the gatA gene encoding Asp-tRNA(Asn)/Glu-tRNA(Gln) amidotransferase subunit GatA: protein MVSIEEARAIRQGSSATALAERHYDRIAANDGIAGKAINSFLSLSRDRAMAQAAHIDALAAKGEPLPPLAGMPIGIKDVLAMQGAPATAGSKILEGYRPPYDATVVQKLEAAGAVLLGKLNCDEFAMGSSNENSAYGPVKNPRALDHVPGGSSGGSAAAVAAGFCVASLGTDTGGSIRQPAAFCGVVGILPTYGRVSRFGLIAFASSLDRVGPLAANVTDAATVLGIIAGHDPLDATSSVRPVDDYAAALTQPIAGLRVGVPDEYFGEGLDTEIRAAVERTLEGLKRQGCEIVKITLPHTKYAVPTYYVIATAEASSNLSRFDGVRFGLRSAESKTLSNMYRKTREEGFGPEVKRRILLGTYALSAGYYDAYYKKAQQVRTLLARDFLTAFESCDVIVGPMTPTPPFKLGEKTDDPVSMYLADIYTVAASLAGICGMSVPCGETSGGLPIGVQIMGRHFDESTMLRIGLAVENQQKP, encoded by the coding sequence ATGGTATCGATAGAAGAAGCCCGCGCCATCCGCCAGGGCAGCTCGGCCACGGCGCTCGCGGAGCGGCACTATGACCGCATCGCCGCCAACGACGGCATCGCCGGCAAGGCGATCAACTCCTTTCTCTCCCTCTCGCGCGACCGTGCCATGGCTCAGGCCGCGCACATTGATGCCCTCGCCGCAAAGGGCGAGCCCCTGCCGCCGCTCGCCGGCATGCCCATCGGCATAAAAGACGTTCTCGCGATGCAGGGCGCACCCGCCACCGCCGGATCGAAGATCCTCGAAGGCTACCGCCCGCCCTACGACGCCACCGTCGTCCAGAAGCTTGAAGCCGCCGGCGCAGTCCTCCTCGGCAAGCTCAACTGCGACGAGTTCGCCATGGGCAGCTCCAACGAAAACTCCGCCTACGGCCCCGTCAAAAATCCTCGCGCACTCGACCACGTCCCCGGCGGCTCCAGCGGCGGTTCGGCCGCAGCCGTTGCGGCAGGCTTCTGCGTCGCCTCGCTCGGCACCGATACCGGCGGCTCCATCCGCCAGCCCGCGGCCTTTTGCGGCGTCGTCGGCATCCTCCCCACTTATGGCCGCGTCAGCCGCTTCGGCTTGATCGCCTTCGCCTCCTCGCTGGATCGCGTCGGCCCCCTCGCGGCCAACGTCACGGACGCAGCCACGGTCCTCGGCATCATCGCCGGCCATGATCCGCTTGATGCCACCAGCTCCGTCCGTCCGGTAGACGACTACGCCGCCGCCCTCACCCAGCCCATCGCCGGCCTCCGCGTTGGCGTCCCGGACGAGTACTTCGGTGAAGGCCTCGACACCGAGATCCGCGCCGCAGTCGAGCGTACCCTCGAAGGCCTCAAGCGGCAGGGCTGCGAGATCGTAAAGATCACCCTCCCCCACACGAAATACGCCGTCCCAACGTATTACGTCATCGCCACCGCAGAGGCATCCTCCAATCTCTCCCGCTTCGACGGCGTCCGCTTCGGCCTGCGCTCCGCGGAGAGCAAAACCCTCTCGAACATGTATCGCAAGACCCGTGAAGAGGGCTTTGGCCCGGAGGTCAAACGCCGCATCCTCCTCGGCACCTACGCCCTCAGCGCTGGCTACTACGACGCCTACTACAAGAAGGCTCAGCAGGTCCGCACGCTGCTCGCCAGAGACTTCCTCACCGCCTTCGAGTCCTGCGATGTCATCGTAGGCCCCATGACCCCCACCCCGCCCTTCAAGCTCGGTGAAAAGACGGACGACCCCGTCTCCATGTACCTCGCCGACATCTATACCGTAGCCGCCTCGCTCGCCGGCATCTGCGGCATGAGCGTCCCCTGCGGCGAAACCTCCGGCGGCCTCCCCATCGGCGTCCAGATCATGGGCCGCCACTTTGACGAGTCCACCATGCTCCGCATAGGCCTGGCCGTAGAAAACCAGCAGAAGCCCTAA
- a CDS encoding sugar transferase, translating into MANESHPGDTRAVMVSATDFGFENYEINGRNRTVRVNTLPARLFRYRVVKRIMDITLVAISIPVLVPVLLIVAAVVRFTSPGPIFFSHRRICKDGSFFSMWKFRTMCVNSAEVLDDYLANHPSARSEWNRTHKLKQDPRITSVGLFLRRYSLDELPQIWNVVSGEMSLVGPRPIVAAEVEKYGECFHCYTRVKPGLTGLWQVSGRSKLSYDARVKLDCDYVKTWSLFSDIGILAITFKSVVNQDGAY; encoded by the coding sequence ATGGCGAATGAATCGCACCCCGGCGACACCCGCGCCGTCATGGTCTCGGCAACCGACTTCGGCTTTGAAAACTACGAGATCAACGGCCGAAACCGCACCGTCCGCGTTAATACCCTGCCGGCCCGCCTCTTTCGTTATCGCGTCGTCAAGCGCATCATGGATATTACCCTGGTCGCGATCTCCATCCCCGTGCTCGTTCCGGTGCTGTTGATCGTCGCGGCCGTCGTCCGCTTCACCTCGCCCGGCCCCATCTTCTTCTCCCACCGCCGTATCTGTAAGGATGGCTCCTTCTTTTCCATGTGGAAGTTCCGCACCATGTGCGTCAACTCCGCTGAGGTGCTGGACGACTACCTCGCCAACCACCCCTCCGCCCGCTCCGAGTGGAACCGCACCCATAAGCTCAAGCAGGACCCCCGCATCACCTCCGTCGGTCTCTTCCTCCGCCGCTACAGCCTGGACGAGCTCCCCCAGATCTGGAACGTCGTCTCAGGCGAGATGAGCCTCGTCGGCCCACGCCCCATCGTCGCCGCCGAAGTGGAGAAATACGGCGAGTGCTTCCACTGCTATACCCGCGTCAAGCCAGGCCTGACCGGTCTCTGGCAGGTCTCCGGCCGCAGCAAGCTCTCCTATGACGCCCGCGTCAAGCTGGACTGCGATTACGTCAAAACCTGGTCGCTCTTCAGCGATATCGGCATCCTCGCCATCACCTTCAAGTCCGTCGTCAACCAGGACGGGGCCTATTAG
- a CDS encoding DciA family protein, producing the protein MQGMRDLLKKELGRSLQGLSELDRLQAAWPVACGRQLAERARITAFESGTVQIEAEDNVWLAQLLSMRAMLEVELAKIAAVKLSGIHFYLKSFRGDR; encoded by the coding sequence ATGCAAGGCATGCGCGATCTCCTCAAAAAAGAACTCGGCCGCAGCCTCCAGGGCCTCTCGGAGCTCGACCGCCTCCAGGCCGCGTGGCCCGTAGCATGCGGCCGCCAGTTAGCCGAGCGTGCACGCATCACCGCCTTCGAATCCGGCACTGTCCAGATCGAGGCGGAGGACAACGTCTGGCTCGCCCAGCTCCTCTCCATGCGCGCCATGCTTGAGGTCGAGCTCGCCAAGATCGCAGCCGTCAAGCTGTCCGGGATACACTTTTACCTGAAGTCTTTTAGAGGAGATCGTTGA
- a CDS encoding DUF882 domain-containing protein: MQISALKRCVAVAAAVLVLGLSGSSKAKAATGTGNTANGTHTLASAEQYVLHLHHLHTGESLDVVYRIGDTYVPEAMAKLNYFLRDHRTNDVSSYDPKEFDTLHELMAKLGRGNQTIDIVCGYRTPWSNNFLRTRSSVTGVAQHSQHMLAKAIDIRVPGVQTRTLRDMALSLHAGGVGYYPVSQFVHVDVGPVRQWAFGGRGDN, encoded by the coding sequence ATGCAGATTTCAGCTTTGAAGCGGTGTGTGGCGGTTGCGGCGGCGGTTCTGGTGCTTGGGTTGAGCGGCTCTTCGAAGGCGAAGGCGGCGACTGGAACGGGAAACACGGCGAACGGGACACACACACTGGCCTCGGCTGAACAGTACGTTCTGCACCTGCATCATCTGCATACGGGCGAGTCGCTGGACGTGGTTTACCGGATTGGCGACACCTATGTTCCGGAGGCGATGGCGAAGCTGAACTACTTCCTGCGGGATCATCGGACGAACGATGTGAGCAGCTACGATCCGAAGGAGTTCGACACGCTGCATGAGCTGATGGCGAAGCTTGGGCGCGGGAACCAGACGATCGATATCGTGTGTGGGTACCGGACGCCGTGGAGCAATAACTTTCTGCGGACGCGGTCTTCCGTGACCGGGGTAGCGCAGCATAGTCAGCATATGCTGGCGAAGGCGATCGATATCCGGGTACCGGGAGTGCAGACTCGGACGCTGCGGGATATGGCTTTGTCACTGCATGCCGGGGGTGTGGGGTACTATCCAGTTTCGCAGTTTGTGCATGTGGATGTGGGGCCGGTGAGGCAGTGGGCCTTTGGTGGGCGTGGGGATAACTAA
- the dnaG gene encoding DNA primase: MADNFAQTVKTQVDIVKIIGEYVKLRKTGAQNYSGLCPFHKEKTGSFSVNAAHNYFYCFGCHEKGDVFTFVMKLDGLSFPEAVRAVAAKAGIPLPKREFSSPEDAQEAGIRKKLVDLHEGATQYFEAMLKSPGAAGAREYLSSRGVTAETIAKFRMGFAPDDFNDMREKMKPHFGDDVLRASGLFNSSEKDDDGHPTGQLYARFRKRIMFPIANEQGKTIAFTARALEAVDDKGRPIAKYMNSPETPLYTKGNVLFNLDKAKADMRAHDFALLVEGQMDCISVYMAGIKNVIATSGTAFTEMQVRLLSRFTKRVVVNFDPDQAGATAAEKSIALLTEEGFEVKVISLEGGLDPDRFVRENGIQAYMGALRTAKRQSEYLIDRAMQQFPARTADAKVQAMNFLLPHIRRMPSRIHRDEFAADAAQKLGIDSALMRQELKQAAAQKLESVKAHRAEPANETERVLLQALVRPETDAARVRAANGLADHPEWYEGMGAAALFDTLAHGVAPENPIDAAQDDASRSMLAEVLSSGPGERSLVELVEDAFHTLAFRHLERRQRELRMSMAEAQRRGDEAMVETLMMEKVKVDRALREH; the protein is encoded by the coding sequence ATGGCTGACAACTTTGCACAGACCGTTAAGACGCAGGTAGATATCGTCAAGATCATTGGCGAGTATGTGAAGCTGCGGAAGACGGGGGCTCAGAACTACTCGGGGCTTTGTCCTTTTCATAAGGAGAAGACCGGGTCCTTCTCCGTCAATGCGGCACACAACTACTTCTATTGCTTTGGGTGTCATGAGAAGGGTGACGTCTTTACCTTTGTCATGAAGCTGGACGGGCTTTCGTTTCCTGAGGCTGTCAGGGCTGTGGCGGCGAAGGCTGGGATTCCGCTGCCGAAGCGGGAGTTTTCCTCGCCTGAAGACGCGCAGGAGGCGGGGATTCGGAAGAAGCTCGTGGACCTGCATGAGGGGGCTACACAGTACTTTGAGGCGATGTTGAAGTCACCGGGGGCGGCGGGGGCTCGGGAGTATTTGAGCAGCCGGGGGGTTACTGCGGAGACGATTGCGAAGTTTCGGATGGGGTTTGCGCCGGACGACTTCAACGATATGCGGGAGAAGATGAAGCCGCACTTTGGCGATGACGTGTTGCGGGCGAGCGGACTGTTCAACTCCAGCGAGAAGGACGATGATGGGCATCCGACCGGGCAGCTTTATGCTCGGTTCAGGAAGCGGATCATGTTTCCGATTGCGAACGAGCAGGGGAAGACGATTGCGTTTACGGCGCGGGCACTCGAAGCTGTCGACGATAAAGGCCGGCCGATTGCGAAGTATATGAACTCGCCCGAGACGCCGCTGTATACGAAGGGCAATGTGCTGTTCAACCTGGATAAGGCCAAGGCCGATATGCGGGCGCATGACTTTGCGCTGCTGGTCGAGGGGCAGATGGACTGCATTTCGGTTTATATGGCGGGGATCAAGAACGTGATTGCAACCTCCGGGACGGCGTTTACGGAGATGCAGGTCCGGCTGCTGAGCCGGTTTACGAAGCGGGTTGTGGTGAACTTCGATCCGGACCAGGCGGGGGCTACGGCAGCGGAGAAGTCGATTGCGTTGCTGACGGAGGAAGGGTTCGAGGTGAAGGTGATCTCGCTTGAGGGTGGGCTGGACCCGGACCGGTTTGTGCGGGAGAACGGCATCCAGGCCTATATGGGGGCGCTGCGGACGGCGAAGCGGCAGTCGGAGTATCTGATCGATCGTGCGATGCAGCAGTTCCCTGCCCGGACGGCGGATGCGAAGGTGCAGGCGATGAACTTCCTGCTGCCGCATATACGGCGGATGCCGAGCAGGATTCATCGGGATGAGTTCGCGGCGGATGCGGCGCAGAAGCTGGGGATCGATTCTGCGCTGATGCGGCAGGAGCTGAAACAGGCGGCGGCGCAGAAGCTCGAAAGCGTGAAGGCGCACCGGGCTGAGCCGGCGAACGAAACGGAACGGGTGCTGCTGCAGGCGCTGGTGCGGCCGGAGACGGATGCTGCCAGGGTGCGGGCGGCGAATGGGCTGGCGGATCATCCGGAGTGGTATGAGGGCATGGGGGCGGCGGCGCTGTTCGACACGCTGGCGCATGGGGTTGCGCCGGAGAATCCGATCGATGCGGCGCAGGATGATGCGAGCCGGTCTATGTTGGCGGAGGTGTTGAGTTCCGGGCCGGGTGAGAGGTCGCTGGTGGAGTTGGTGGAGGATGCGTTTCATACGCTCGCGTTCCGGCATCTGGAGCGGCGGCAGCGGGAGTTGAGGATGTCGATGGCGGAGGCGCAGCGGCGGGGCGATGAGGCAATGGTGGAGACGCTGATGATGGAGAAGGTGAAGGTGGATCGGGCGTTGCGGGAGCATTGA
- a CDS encoding glycosyltransferase, which translates to MRVAIVHHWFVTRGGGERVAERFLLLFPQAELFTLVASPEGLPRGAVGHKLHTSFLQRLPFARTHHRHMLPLYPAATESLDLRGFDLVLTSDAGPIKGVRLSPGAVQICYCHSPMRYLYDSYEQYLASMTGLTRLFFRLAAGRVRAWDLKSAAKVTHFVANSRYVAERIRRTYHRESTVIHPPIDLYLARKATPGDHYLCAGRLVPYKCTELAIEACAALNRPLRIAGTGPEEPRLRKLAAALNAPVVFLGELTTDALWNEYAHCRALLFSADEDFGMVPLEAQACGRPVICFGAGGSLETVRGTGPKPTGVYFPEQTSAAMQQAIQHFEANEATFSPQTAKAWAETFATPIFLARIRAFVLRHVPAAAEAMLPFPAIQEPS; encoded by the coding sequence ATGCGGGTCGCCATCGTGCATCACTGGTTCGTCACCCGCGGTGGTGGAGAGCGCGTTGCAGAACGCTTCCTCCTGCTCTTTCCTCAAGCCGAGCTCTTCACCCTCGTCGCCTCCCCGGAAGGCCTCCCGCGAGGTGCCGTCGGCCACAAACTTCACACCTCCTTCCTCCAGCGTCTGCCCTTCGCCCGCACCCATCATCGACATATGCTGCCCCTCTACCCCGCAGCCACCGAGAGCCTCGATCTCCGCGGCTTCGATCTCGTCCTCACCTCCGACGCAGGTCCCATCAAAGGCGTCCGTCTCTCGCCCGGCGCCGTCCAGATTTGTTACTGCCACTCCCCCATGCGTTACCTCTACGACAGCTACGAGCAGTACCTCGCCAGCATGACCGGCCTCACCCGTCTCTTCTTCCGCCTTGCCGCTGGCCGAGTCCGCGCCTGGGACCTCAAGTCCGCAGCCAAAGTAACTCACTTCGTCGCCAACTCCCGCTACGTCGCCGAGCGCATCCGCCGCACCTATCACCGTGAATCGACCGTCATTCACCCACCCATCGACCTCTACCTGGCCCGCAAAGCCACCCCGGGCGATCACTACCTTTGCGCCGGCCGCCTCGTCCCCTACAAATGCACGGAGCTGGCCATCGAAGCCTGCGCCGCCCTCAACCGCCCCCTCCGCATCGCCGGCACCGGCCCGGAGGAGCCTCGCCTCCGCAAGCTCGCCGCCGCCCTCAACGCCCCCGTCGTCTTCCTCGGCGAACTCACCACCGACGCCCTCTGGAACGAGTACGCCCACTGCCGCGCCCTCCTCTTCTCCGCCGACGAAGACTTCGGTATGGTTCCCCTCGAGGCCCAGGCCTGTGGCCGCCCCGTTATCTGTTTCGGCGCCGGCGGTTCGCTTGAAACCGTACGCGGCACCGGCCCGAAGCCTACGGGCGTCTACTTCCCGGAGCAGACCTCCGCCGCCATGCAGCAAGCCATCCAGCACTTTGAAGCCAACGAAGCTACGTTCTCCCCCCAGACCGCCAAAGCCTGGGCCGAAACCTTCGCCACCCCCATCTTCCTCGCCCGCATCCGGGCCTTCGTCCTGAGACATGTCCCCGCCGCCGCAGAGGCCATGCTCCCGTTTCCAGCAATCCAGGAGCCCTCGTAA
- the gatC gene encoding Asp-tRNA(Asn)/Glu-tRNA(Gln) amidotransferase subunit GatC: MSVGSVSLEEVRRVAELANLELTPEEEPLMQRDLNAILGHVAELNQLDTTGVPAMAQVGELIQMIEDAAGATLRPDQIRPSIDRKAVMACAPESDGRFFKVPKVIER, from the coding sequence ATGAGTGTCGGGTCGGTTTCGTTGGAAGAGGTAAGGCGTGTCGCGGAGCTCGCTAACCTGGAGCTCACGCCAGAGGAAGAACCTCTCATGCAGCGCGATCTCAACGCCATCCTCGGCCACGTCGCGGAGCTCAATCAGCTCGACACTACCGGCGTCCCCGCCATGGCGCAGGTCGGCGAACTCATCCAGATGATCGAAGACGCCGCCGGAGCCACCCTCCGTCCCGACCAGATCCGCCCTTCCATCGACCGCAAAGCCGTCATGGCCTGCGCCCCCGAAAGCGATGGTCGCTTCTTCAAAGTCCCCAAAGTAATCGAACGATAA
- a CDS encoding YceH family protein: MADALKLTPESLRVLGALMEKEMTTPENYPLSLNALIGACNQKTSREPVMEFTEDAVRGALDALEIHELISTAHDSRVPKYEHRIRTVLNLRRDETAVLCLLILRGPQTTGELRGRSDRMFSFDDTIQVQSTLDRLAARETPLVAVLPRQPGSSASRSAHLLGDVAQTYAAAAAPAAPNELSVLRERLAELELRVAALESMQHPAHEES, from the coding sequence ATGGCCGACGCTTTGAAGCTCACCCCGGAATCGCTCCGCGTGCTTGGCGCTCTGATGGAAAAAGAGATGACCACGCCGGAGAACTACCCGCTGTCCCTGAATGCGCTGATTGGCGCATGCAACCAGAAGACCAGCCGCGAGCCTGTGATGGAGTTTACGGAAGACGCCGTGCGCGGTGCGCTGGACGCGCTGGAGATTCATGAGCTGATCTCGACCGCGCACGACTCGCGTGTGCCCAAGTACGAACACCGTATCCGCACGGTTCTCAACCTGCGGCGCGACGAGACGGCCGTGCTGTGCCTGCTGATCCTGCGCGGGCCGCAGACGACCGGCGAGCTGCGCGGCCGCTCCGACCGCATGTTCTCCTTTGACGATACGATCCAAGTGCAATCCACCTTGGACCGCCTGGCGGCACGCGAGACGCCGCTGGTGGCCGTACTTCCGCGCCAACCCGGTTCCAGCGCCTCCCGCAGCGCCCACCTGCTGGGGGACGTGGCTCAGACATATGCCGCAGCAGCAGCGCCGGCTGCGCCGAATGAGCTCTCGGTCCTGCGAGAACGTCTCGCGGAACTGGAGTTGCGAGTTGCGGCGCTGGAAAGCATGCAACATCCTGCTCATGAGGAATCGTGA
- a CDS encoding tetratricopeptide repeat protein yields the protein MSRDNVVSIKPEPEDINVPASIAEIAASPDLTPQEAGDQSQPPVDGIRAFDEQGREILVPREEWSTNVLPNMILQAWDQPDQLYMVILNSLNDGFATEVIAAAEHLAETDTIPARGACMWGIVLLQQGRLDEAESLLAGFTEKNGEDASVLTNLAKVYAAQDKQELTESTLWRALELEPNLDNGLGWYASMAQERGGDQAAADALERIRQLPGSWRAQLWLARGLLNGNNLDGAKVYYNEALERAPKPIPGDFLMQMSGDLGGHGYLRELLEFTIPHFVPELHGLAVGNNLIKACIDTGNLDPADEIRRALDAFNRPDWRQPLAFWDQEIGRQRAARAAGTQPGTAQDVQLGMLRVDGPIWLPLQSPARKLFGQKTTAGPSVTFLGGTAEAPEEAQTAPTSPEAAQSMAETLDALGRLTRALPLFLAEQVEMLAAASGRAMLPWAVGAPGRAGGFVVSGQRWPDEVAVQSANADANKSDYVVSVHIDAEVEPWTADLAFVRTSDGTRIGELSQEFNVANPEEGLRALAAETIELLGAASWSGDSAQYHVPDATDFTAYLQRLEQLLALRCAGMEGVPPQFLNGEREIMNGALDLARAEPHNMVARVLLIETLVAMRPIRPELAQEFAQQVEALATTHPLPTVTAAFSA from the coding sequence ATGAGCAGGGACAACGTAGTCAGCATCAAGCCAGAGCCAGAAGACATCAACGTACCGGCCTCCATCGCCGAAATCGCCGCATCCCCGGACCTCACCCCGCAGGAAGCCGGCGACCAGAGCCAGCCCCCCGTAGACGGCATCCGCGCCTTTGACGAGCAGGGCCGCGAGATCCTCGTCCCCCGCGAAGAGTGGAGCACCAACGTCCTCCCCAACATGATCCTGCAGGCCTGGGATCAGCCCGACCAGCTCTACATGGTCATCCTCAACTCCCTCAACGACGGCTTTGCCACTGAAGTTATCGCCGCCGCCGAGCACCTCGCCGAAACCGACACCATCCCCGCCCGCGGAGCCTGCATGTGGGGCATCGTCCTCCTCCAGCAGGGCCGCCTCGATGAGGCCGAGTCGCTCCTCGCCGGCTTCACGGAAAAGAACGGCGAAGACGCTTCCGTCCTCACCAACCTCGCCAAGGTATACGCAGCACAGGACAAGCAGGAGCTCACAGAATCCACCCTCTGGCGCGCCCTTGAGCTTGAGCCCAATCTGGACAACGGCCTCGGTTGGTACGCCTCCATGGCGCAGGAACGCGGTGGAGATCAGGCCGCCGCAGACGCGCTGGAGCGTATCCGCCAGCTCCCCGGCTCCTGGCGAGCCCAGCTCTGGCTTGCACGCGGCCTCCTCAACGGCAACAACCTGGACGGCGCCAAGGTCTACTACAACGAGGCCCTGGAGCGCGCACCCAAGCCCATCCCCGGCGACTTCCTCATGCAGATGAGCGGCGATCTCGGCGGCCACGGCTACCTCCGTGAGCTCCTCGAGTTCACCATCCCCCACTTTGTGCCTGAACTCCACGGCCTCGCCGTCGGCAACAATCTCATCAAGGCCTGCATCGATACCGGCAACTTGGACCCCGCGGACGAGATCCGCCGCGCCCTCGACGCCTTCAACCGCCCCGACTGGCGTCAGCCCCTCGCCTTCTGGGATCAGGAGATCGGCCGTCAGCGCGCCGCTCGCGCCGCCGGAACCCAGCCCGGTACCGCCCAGGACGTCCAGCTCGGCATGCTCCGCGTCGACGGCCCCATCTGGCTTCCCCTCCAGTCCCCGGCCCGCAAGCTCTTCGGCCAGAAGACCACCGCAGGCCCATCCGTCACCTTCCTCGGCGGCACCGCTGAGGCTCCGGAAGAGGCCCAGACCGCACCCACCAGCCCGGAGGCCGCCCAGTCCATGGCCGAGACCCTGGACGCTCTCGGCCGCCTCACCCGCGCCCTGCCGCTCTTCCTTGCAGAGCAGGTAGAGATGTTAGCCGCAGCCAGCGGTCGTGCCATGCTCCCCTGGGCTGTCGGAGCACCCGGCCGCGCCGGAGGCTTCGTCGTCAGTGGCCAGCGCTGGCCTGACGAGGTCGCCGTCCAGTCAGCCAACGCGGACGCCAACAAGAGCGACTACGTCGTCTCCGTCCACATCGACGCAGAGGTCGAGCCTTGGACCGCCGATCTCGCCTTCGTCCGCACCTCGGACGGCACCCGCATCGGCGAGCTCTCGCAGGAGTTCAACGTCGCCAACCCAGAGGAAGGCCTCCGCGCCCTCGCCGCCGAAACCATCGAACTCCTCGGAGCGGCCTCATGGTCGGGAGACAGCGCCCAGTACCACGTCCCCGACGCCACCGACTTCACCGCCTACCTCCAGCGCCTGGAGCAGCTTCTCGCCCTCCGCTGCGCCGGCATGGAAGGCGTCCCACCCCAGTTTCTCAATGGCGAGCGCGAGATCATGAACGGAGCCCTTGACCTCGCCCGCGCCGAACCCCACAACATGGTCGCCCGCGTCCTCCTCATCGAGACCCTGGTTGCCATGCGCCCCATCCGCCCTGAGTTGGCCCAGGAGTTCGCCCAGCAGGTCGAAGCCCTGGCCACCACCCACCCACTCCCCACAGTCACAGCCGCCTTCTCCGCATAA